A segment of the Cutaneotrichosporon cavernicola HIS019 DNA, chromosome: 6 genome:
GCGCATCATCGCAAAGGCACGCCTGTCGCcccacgacgccgacgccgtgcGCCACCGTGTTGACGGCGCAGGCGTGGTCTACGAGTTTGAGGGTGACCGGTGGGCACTAGAAGATGGCAAGTGGATTCACCTCGGCCAATCTGACGACAGATGACGACCTTGCGATCGTGACTGCGCGTTTCCGCTCCGACTCTGAAACCAACCCCACACCGAGCATCACGCTGCATGTTGTGCAGCCATCGTCACTAGACCCAATGGGGTCGAACGGCATCGTGGCCCCACCAGCATACCGCACACCGAGCACGGCAACGGTCAGGGCCCAGGCCCGGCGGACTTCGCACGCCGGCTCGGTGGCGGGATCCGTCGCGCGTTCCCACTCGGCCCGGCAGGTGGCAAACGACAGCGTGGtggcgagcacgacgcTGTGTATTCCGAACGCAGAAAAGAACCCCGCGCGCTCAGCCGGCGCACGCAGCGTGCGCTCGATGCGGTCGACCACATCTCGGCGATCAAAGTGGGGCGACGACAACGCCGAgccgctcggcgacgtgaAGCGGCGCCAGTTTGAGGAGTTTCACGCCAACAATGGCGTACGCACCGTCGTTGGCAAGGTCGGGAATGTTGACAATGTCCGCATGCTCCTCAAGGCGGGGTACCGCAATATCTACCTCTCACGCGCGTTTGCCGTACGCCACGGTCTCTTGTCAAAGAAGGTTAGATCCATTATCATCAGATATCTGACGGCAGCACGGACCGGGTATGGGCGGATACACGGGGCTCAAGATCCTCGGAAACGTTCCCATTACTGTTGGCAGCCGGACAGCAGTGCACAATGTCATGCTGTCCGAGGAACAGCACTTTGATGTTGTGCTGGGTCGGCAGTGGGTCGAGAAGATGGTCATCAAGGTCGACCCACTGGATCCAACGCTCCTCACGTACATGGACACGGGAGAAACGATTCCGTgcgacctcgtcgtgctGCGCGATGCACACGGCGAGATCATCACGATTACCTAGTTCTGTTGCGGCTGGATCGTAATAGTGTGTTAGCATACATAATTGTACTGGCGATGCAGTTGTACGAGGCAGCGCAGCCAACGCAGCGGGCGCAGCGAGTTGCCAGCTAGCCCACATGTTACATTGTGAGGGGTCAAGATCACTTGTGGGCGGAATCAAATCTACACGTCCGTCACGTGACCCATTACACGCATGACGCTGACGTCCTCGAACATACCAAACCCCAACCTCTACAATTACCTCTCTTCAATAACAACAATGGCTGCAGTTATCGCCGTCCCTGCCGGTCGCTCCCTCCGCCGCTCCGACAACGCAAAGTGGGTTGACCCCCTCCCCGAGAAGGGCATCATCGaggtcaacctcgaccagGGCATTGTCAACTTTGGTGAGTGAGCTGAGCTGTCCGTCAGTACTTGGGCAGGGATCTGCCAGGATGGGAGCGGCTAGAAGAGTGATGGATTAAATCGATTGAATGAGATCaagctaaccccagtctGGCGCAACAAGGCCACCTCGTGcgcagaggacgagctcctcatcttccCGGGCGAGGCATCCTTTGAACGCGTTGCTGCTGTGAGCTCGGAGGCTTGTGCTAGCTGACAATAAGGACCCAACCGGTCGCTCGTTTGCACTCAAGTTCAGCAGCTCGAACCAGGTGCACTTTGTGAGTTTGCACACCTTGCTCGCCTCCACCCAACTCTCCGCCCAGCTACATTCAGGTTACCAGAATATGTAACGCAGCTGGTTTTCTCGAGCAACTCTGCTGACATAAGTTCTGGCTGCAGAGCGGCACGCTCGCGGACGCCGATGTGCGCGCCACTACCGACATTGACGAGTTCCTCAAGGACCCCGAGTACGTCCccggctcggcgccgaTCAACGACTCGCATCGCGCCAAGCCGCGCGACACTCTCTCCACCGCGGCGGCCaccacgtcctcgtcgcctgCTCTGGcttccacctcggcctctaCCTCTGGCCCGGCGGCTTCGGCCTCTACCTCGGCAACGGGCCaggggaagaaggacaGTGACATGgcccgcctcctcttccagtGGGCCGAGAACAACCTCCCGATCcctgaggacgaggacgcgagcCTAGGCGACATCCTAACTCCCGAGACGGTCGACCGCCTTCTGGCCGAAAagcccgagctcgcgggCCAGATGGCCGCCAACATGCCTCCCGACCTGAGCCTGCCGGGTGGCGAGAGCGCCGCTTCCGCCAGCGGGCTTAAGCGCGTTGTGGGCACGCCTCAGTTCCGCTCGGCTgtcaacgacctcgagatGGCGCTGCGGAACGGTACCCTCCCCGATAGCATGATGCCGTGGGTGcagggaggaggaggggctTGGAACCTCCGCTCGTTCCTGGCtgcgctgcgcgaggtcAAGACTGAGCCGGCGGAGGCTaacaaggacgacgagaagatggaCACGGACGAGTAGAGATGTCATGTACTGAGGTTGAATGCGAAACCATACTTATGCGGCCGCGTTTATCTCATGGCACACACAGCCTCGGGCCCGAACTGGTTCTCGTGGACTGGGATCATTGCCGAGAAGATGACGCTGATGCTGGAGGGGCTTCTCCTAACAATGGCTACTGAGGTCGAAGTGTCATCTGGTCGGACTCGCCCGATTGTTCTTGCTTACACTGATCCCACTCTGTCACGCGGTCTCGCAGACCGGATCACATACTCATATACTACGACACTCACCCCACTGGGCTATGCCGGACATCAGGGCGGACCATCGGGGCATAGATGGTCAAGAGTCGCTTGCCAACTGCACCGAGTCCGATCTAGCAAGCGAGCGATTGGGCCCACGCTTTATATGCATGCTCGACCGCCTGCGGCCGTTTACATCTATCTATAGCATCTACCTAAGTACAACCTACTTCGCCCAACCCTGCTCAACCTTATCCATGGGCTCGTACTCTATCCGatccctcctccgccccaGCAACCCCACGAGCCAGAGCCAAAACAACACAACAAGGCTCCACACACACGCTGCCCAATCTGCGACTCCTTGTCTCGCCCGCCGACCCGCTCGTTTCATCCGCTCCTGCGTGCGCATCCAGCTCAGCTGCAACGGCCCTGGCCACTCGACGCCGTGGTACCACACGACCAACCCGTCCCCGGCCACGAGCTTCACCTTCACCGCATCCCACGCGGCCTTGTCCATATCTGGGTCGAGCTCCTGTCGGGTAACTGGATAGTCACGCGTCCATTCGGACTGGAGATGGAAGACTGGGTTGGGGAGGCCAAACGCCTCCTCTGCGGCTCCTTGGACGATCTGTTGTTAATTCACGAGACTCAGGCTTAGGAAGGACGCACGGCGTATGAGATCGGGCAATGTCGTGTATGCCGGGACATTAATTGGGGATAGGACATGGCGAGTTGGGGCGCGGATATCATGATCAACGTCGGTGGACACATAATGAAGGCGCGGCGTGACGGAGAGTAGAGTGCAagggtgggtggtggtaTGGGAGCGCGAAGAATGAGGGAACCGGGGGGAGCGTCAAGGGAGACAGTGGAGTTTTATAGACACAGGACACGCGGATCCAACCGCAAAGCAATGGAAACCCGTGCGGTGGCGATGCGTCAGAGCATAGTGACTGTGCTCGACGTGTTGAAACGCTTGTAGATGCTTTCGCACAGCAACCAGCCAGGCACCATTATGCCTCTTAAACGTAGACTGGGCGCAGATCGAATAGCGGGAGCAAATGCTCCTTAGGATTGAAGATCAGCAATGGAGCCCGACGTGGCCACTGGCGTCTCCGTGGCGGACCGGCATTAGAACTTGGCGTTCTTGACAATCGCCCATCCCCGCACTGCGGCCACATCCAGGTCTGCTTCGGCGCGGTACTTcccctcgagctcgcgcacaaGAAGGTCGACGACACGGTGGAAGCGTGACGCCTTGcgaacgaggacgagacgaTATGCGCTTAGGGCCATGCTGCTGTCAACTCTCTGTTGCAAGCCATCCTGACTCACAACATGAACGCATGTCGGCGGATCGCGTAGTGCTCGGCACTGTCCTTGCGAGCAGCGTGCTGTACACGTGCCCGTCCCGCTGTATACGTGTACTCGCCTGCCATCACCAGCCACCCAAATACCAGGGCTGCGCGCCTGGCGTCAAGGCTGCCGGTAAAGTAGTGGGGGATCTTCATGGCCGTGAGGGCGAAGTTGATAAAGACGTTCAGATAGACCGTCTGGAGAGAGTTGTGATGCGTATCGacctgtcgtcagctgaGGGCGTAGGAGGCTTCACGTAGGCCACTTGATTGCGGTTCTGCAACTGTCTGCGGGTCAGAATATGGCGTCGCTTCCAGAGACCTACCGGTTGAGCCAGCCTACGAAGGAGGCGCCAGGCTCGCGCACTTTGCGCAGGGCAAACGACTGCCTGATCGCTAAAGTCAGTTATCTCGATGTAGCGGAACTGACGTGCTGATAGCATGCGGTCCGGGTCAATAGAGAAGTCGAGGGTCTTCGTGTCAATCAGGAAGCCACAGAACGGTAGATCTGGAGTAAGCTTGCTCAACTGCGAGCAGGCTCACATGTTCGGCTATCGTCCCGTACCGAGATAACAGGCAGAGCTTGCCCATTGTGAGCTAGCTCGAACGACAGCACCGTTTTCGACGGCGAAATGTGTGCGCCGTATTCAGGAAACCCGCAGGACATGGTGGTAACAAATCGACGCGCAAGGTAGTAGTCGTCAGTGACAAGAAGGAAGTCGTCGATGTACCGGAGCAGTCGCTACGGTTAGCCTACTCCTCGGGCTAGATCTCACTGTCCCTCGGCGCCGCGTCCATCCAAGATAGTCGCCTGCGAGCCACGAGTAGAAGAAGCTGCAGAGCAGGCTGCTGAGGCATGAGCCTTGTGGAATACCAACCTTCTGCCGGTACAGCTTGTTGCCGTACTGCCAGATGTTGTTCCCGACATGAGAGCGGAGCAAATCCATGCACTCGGTGCGAGTCACCTCACGCGGGCGCAGCAGGTCAGCAACGACGGCGTTGCGCATGGTCTCTGCCATCTCTTTGGCTTGGTGGCCGTACTGGGACTGAGCGGCCTCTGCAAGATCAGCGAGCGCACAGTGAGGAACAAGAAGCTCACGTGTGGCGGCGGCTCGCGTCTTGAACAGCTTGCGGGGGATTCCCTGAGATACCTTGCTGGCAGGTGGAAGGAGGATGCAGTGCAAGGCGAGGGCGTATTCGTGGTTCTTCTGTCAGCGCTGGGTGGGCGTTCACCAGAACGCACCTTTTCGAGAATATACTCCATAacctcgagcagcttgcCCTGCTTGACTGTGTCGAATGCCGACTGCATGTCCATCTTGGCAAAGTAGAGCCGAggcctgctgtcagtgcCTGCCGTCACAGCTGCTTACAATTGCCCGCGTTCGTCCATgagctccttcttgaggcTCTGAAGAAGAGGGAAGATCTCGTTTGTCCCGAAGAGAACACCACCAAGGTCGTCGCGCTGTCGATGCATCTCAAAGGCCAAGATGTGCTGGACGTTCTTGAGCACCTCGTTCGCAGACGGTAGTGTACTCGCACCCGTTCCAATGCGCGTGCCGAGGCTTGTCTTCACAGTCAGCGCGATCAGACTTGGAGGCGTACGACACGCTTGCCAAGGTTGACGATCGGCCGGAAACGCCCATTCGGCTTAGGGATGAAGCGCACTGACGCAGCACCCAGTTGGCCAGTGAGTGCTTCCTCGGTCTCCGTCTATCATGTCAGTTGGGGATCCGGTAGCACATACCGGCCCAAGCTCTTCCAGAACCGTTGCGACAAGCATGTTGAGGTGAGGGACGCTCGCGTTGGCCCAAGCTGCATGGTGGAAATAAACAGTACCGTAACCTGTAGTCGGCGTCTCGGTGGCATAGAATGTTGACTGCATCGTCAGTAGACAGTAGATTCATCAGCGGCGGACCTTGAGCAAGGGGATAAGGTAATTGTTGAAGAGCCAGTGTATGAACTGCGTGGCCAGCTCACGTCGCTTCGAGGCTTCACTTGCGGGTACTCGAGACTGCTGCTTGACGCACAGCcactcgagctcgttcACACGCACGCCCTGCATGAGGGAGTGGACGGTGATGAGCTCGTTCTGGTTCAACGTCACAAGCCTCCGCATGTCTAGTGGGTTAGGTCATCTACAGCCCCAGACATACTCTTCAGGATGACTCCAAAGTTATGGGCGCCGACAAACTTGGCAGGGAATGCAGAGCGCAGCACCGCATCCAGATACCTGCATACCTGAGATCAGCTCAGACCCTTACCTGGCTCACTTGTGTATGTGGCACCGGAGCCAGCTCTGGAGGAGTACTGTCTCCATCGAGACCTAGTGCTGTCTGAGACAGTTAGAGGACGACAAGATGCCAACTGTACCAGTCTAACGTCATTCTGCTCGTCAGCACACCCATCACCCCAGACATACCGTGCGATCGAGACACCTGGACAGGATCGCTCCGTGCGCAATGCGGGATTGGCGCGCGAGAATCTCACGCATCGCGCCGACCATGGTagcccgccgcgccaggcttcctcgcgcgcctgaTCCGCCTGGCGCCTTGGAATCGAAAATGACGCACAGCAGTGCCTCGCATTCTTCATCCGACGGCAGCGCCTTGGGCCGTAGCCTGTTGAGGATGTCTGTGATAAGTTGCAACAGCTTTGTGAGCTCACGATCCCGCGGGAGTCCGTGGGCAATCTTGCCTCGCGAGTTGAGCTGCGGGCGCCCGTAGAAGATGCGCTGTCGGCACAGTGTGACACTAGCTGGTCTACTGTGAACAATACGTCGACTTTCCAGCTTACGACGCCTTCTTGGGGTTAGGACGCACGCGTTTCGCGTCAGCctcgcctccttctgccGGCCGCTTCTTTCCCAGCTCCTTCATCTCGCTGAGTGGTGCCCCGTTCAACTGCATGTAACAGTTATTGCCGAGAGGAAGGAAAAGACtggtggagaggaagaggtggtGAAACCCTGCGTCCCCAagtctgatgtcagctgccaGAGACTTTTGATAGCTCACCGGGAGCGGAGAATATGCCATGGCCGACCGCGTAGCACCGACGCTGGCGTCTGCGCACACGCTGCCTCAACGCCGGGCCTGGAGACGTTCAGGTGCGAGCTCATGCTCCatggctggtgtcagcttgctGCATCAAAGCCACCAAAGCGGAGGCGAAAGAACGCGAGGGGAGATACCTTTGTGCCCcagacgagcgcgtcgccgcggGGCCCGCGcgcgttgacgagctcctgTACGAGGCGGTCAATTGCCTCCTGTTGCGTCCTTTGAACTGGGCTAATCGGGGTTGCTGTACCTGCCTGCGCATTGGGCGCGCagatggtggtggagagaaGGTCACGGTACTCTGTTGGGTCAGAGTTATAGACTAAGGAAGGAACGGCGGTGAGGTGGGTGCCGAGGGTCATCAGGACGGGGTAGTAGATGGACAAGGTCTTGTGCCGCAGCGTCCCCTCGCTTCCCAAATCCCCCATGCTGATGTAGTTTGGGTTGTTAGAAGTAGGAAagagatgaggagagtAGAGAAGAGAGTTAGAGGAACaccaaggtggaggtcacAACGTGCCTGGGGTCGCTCTATGAGTTACAAGGTGAGGCTAATACTATTGTTTGGTTCCGGCTTCTGACATTTTCCTCACATTTCCTAATATTTCCTCAGACTCTCCGGCGTGTTCTTGATTTCGCCAAAAGGTTTCAAGgccactcgtcgtcccacCGGATACCTCGCGAGTGAGGGTGCAGCCGCTACCATCAGCGCACCCACTGATTTCAACTTATGTCCCTCACAGCGCGCACGCTCTGGAGCAGGTCCATGACGCTGAAGCGCACGCCACTGACGGTATCGAGAATGTGGTAGTGAAACTGGTACAGCATGGCGGTCATGAGGTTGCTCATGCGGGCATCGACTTCCTCACTCGTCACGGATCTGGGGTGAGATCGTTACCGCACCTACCCACCGGTCAAACCAGAAACACCACTCCTGCGGTTGGTTAGCACGGACGGAGGAGACGCACATAGACGACGCGAGGAAGGAACTCGGAGAACCACCACCGTTGACTGCTCGGTATGTGGGTGTGGTTGAGCCTGGGTAAGGTGTAAGCGTTACCAGAGAAGGGGAGTACATGCTCTCGGAGATCTTGATGTCCTACCCGTTAGTCAAGCATTGATGGACGCACCTCGAAGACGAGATTATCGACCTGAAATCTCTCAAGGTCGCTGCTGTTACTGTAGCTGCACAGAAGCCACCTACGTAAGGCTCCACGAGTCTTGTTCGGGAAACATGTACTCTAGCATTAGACAACTTGGGGGGttcgaggaagaggaagagttGGCTCACGGTCGGTCGTGAACGGCTCGAATGATGCCTGGTAGGTCACATAggtgggaggcggcgccATGGCTCTCTCAGCCAGGGCACTTGTGTCAATGGCTTTGGCGAGGGGTTCGCTGGTGATGGTGGGCGTGGAGAGAGTGGGCGCGGCGAGAGTAGTGCCCCCGCTCTCCATGGCTGTGGTACTTAAGTCGCGAGGTGCGTAGCTGCTGGGTGGCCACATGGTTGGCAACACGCCCGCTGTGTCAAGGTAATGGAGCAGTATGTTGCTGCATGTGAGGagttgacgacgagaagtGAGGCAGAGGGAGCGGCAGGGCGGTGAGAAGCTACCAAAAACGGGAGAGATTGACACGACTCGTGCTTCTCTTCACTACGCCCCTCTGAGATTAGTGTAGGCTCACTCGGTGGTATTGTTATCGTCTGGCTGGTGGAACCATAACAATGGTATCAGCGCCCATGTGTTTGTCCACAAAGCATCATGGAAGCTTAACTTGATGGATTTTTTGGCTGTGACCCGCTGGTCTCTCCTATTCTGCTACTCACGGCCACACGGTCTAGAGATCCGAGATCGCGATCGAAAGATCGTTGGGTCGCCGAAGACCTGAACCCCGGTGATGCTCGTCTACGACCCTGTTCATAGACGGACTTGTGGTTTTCAAGGCGGATGTTGGAGTACTCGGCGTCGCCTTGAACTCAAACAGCAAGCAGACTCGTcccacctcggcgtcgcagCGCCCCTCCCGAGGCTCGCTTGCACTGTTGAATTATCTGTGCGGTGTTTCCACGTAAGGGTGTGTCCCCATGATGGAACTCGTCTCCCTCGAGTATGAGTACTCTGTGAAGCATAAAGATGTGCGAGCGAGCATACCGTGAGTCGTTCGGCCATTATATATCACCATGGCACGGTGCTCACCATGGCACGGTACTCGTCATAAGGAAAGGTTGGGTTGAAACAGTGAATGCGATGACATGAACTGACCCGATATTGGAACACATGGGAACATGGCCGGTTGAGCGTGCCCAATGCTCTGTATCACTATATCACTAAAGGGGGGCCAAGTCGTTTAGAATCATTCGCAGGAGCCATATTCTGGCCATTCTGGCCTGTTGGCCCACTTTTGACTGTGGAGCATGGATCACCCCAGTTTAACCGGTCTCGAGTTGACGCTTCATCCCACATGATGCCTCCCACACACTACATACCACAATCGGAATCGGGACATTGAGTGACGCGTCCAACCCACGTCACTGTCCAGCTGCGATCAAGGGCGCGTGCGTAACTTGGTTAAGGGAGAAGGGAGTTTCCATCACTGTACCACTGTAACCACTGGTTGTGGGGTAGGGACAGGGTAACAGGGGAACAGTCCTGCCCCGCGCGTACGCGCGTGTGTGACGCGAAATCAGAGCTTGCGCTTCCAAACATCAGCCTACCCTGTGACCGATGGAACCGAACTCGTTCTCGCGTTGAACCCAGGTGACCAGTTGACAAAGCGCTTCCAAGTGCACAGCGCTGACGCTACTTGCCCTGTGCTTGTCTTGGCGCACCAAAGCCATCTTTGTCCTGCTAGCTCCACGCACTTTTATGCCTGTGAGAAATATCATACTCGGCATAAGTCACTAGTATGTAATCCAGCACCCTATGCGCCTGCCATTTCCAGGTTCATGTGGACAAGATTGCCAAGATGTGACAAGTGGGGGGGAGACTAAGTAGGGTGATGAGAAGCGCCACCAAAGTGGAAACGCGGTTGGTGTCTCGGATCCTCGGAAGACATGCATCAAAAGTGGGGTCGTACCTCTGAGACCTTGTACCTTTTCACCCTGAATACCTCGTGTGGGTAACCTCTTCCAAAGGCAGAAAGGGGTCAAGTCAAGGGGTTGGGAGGAGCTTACAGGGAATCAGGAGAGAGTTTCCTGAATTGTTTCGCGTAGAATGGGTTAATCTTGTTCTTGTAACCCTGAATCCATCCTGTTGGATAGGATAACAAACTGTGTGACGATATGATCCTATT
Coding sequences within it:
- a CDS encoding uncharacterized protein (UCH-binding domain), whose protein sequence is MAAVIAVPAGRSLRRSDNAKWVDPLPEKGIIEVNLDQGIVNFVWRNKATSCAEDELLIFPGEASFERVAADPTGRSFALKFSSSNQVHFFWLQSGTLADADVRATTDIDEFLKDPEYVPGSAPINDSHRAKPRDTLSTAAATTSSSPALASTSASTSGPAASASTSATGQGKKDSDMARLLFQWAENNLPIPEDEDASLGDILTPETVDRLLAEKPELAGQMAANMPPDLSLPGGESAASASGLKRVVGTPQFRSAVNDLEMALRNGTLPDSMMPWVQGGGGAWNLRSFLAALREVKTEPAEANKDDEKMDTDE
- the EST2 gene encoding uncharacterized protein (Reverse transcriptase (RNA-dependent DNA polymerase)), with the protein product MESGGTTLAAPTLSTPTITSEPLAKAIDTSALAERAMAPPPTYVTYQASFEPFTTDQYMFPEQDSWSLTDLERFQVDNLVFEDIKISESMYSPSLVTLTPYPGSTTPTYRAVNGGGSPSSFLASSMCVSSVRANQPQEWCFWFDRSVTSEEVDARMSNLMTAMLYQFHYHILDTVSGVRFSVMDLLQSVRATLSIYYPVLMTLGTHLTAVPSLVYNSDPTEYRDLLSTTICAPNAQAGTATPISPVQRTQQEAIDRLVQELVNARGPRGDALVWGTKPWSMSSHLNVSRPGVEAACAQTPASVLRGRPWHILRSRLGDAGFHHLFLSTSLFLPLGNNCYMQLNGAPLSEMKELGKKRPAEGGEADAKRVRPNPKKASPASVTLCRQRIFYGRPQLNSRGKIAHGLPRDHILNRLRPKALPSDEECEALLCVIFDSKAPGGSGARGSLARRATMVGAMREILARQSRIAHGAILSRCLDRTTALGLDGDSTPPELAPVPHTQVCRYLDAVLRSAFPAKFVGAHNFGVILKNMRRLVTLNQNELITVHSLMQGVRVNELEWLCVKQQSRVPASEASKRRELATQFIHWLFNNYLIPLLKSTFYATETPTTGYGTVYFHHAAWANASVPHLNMLVATVLEELGPTETEEALTGQLGAASVRFIPKPNGRFRPIVNLGKRVTSLGTRIGTGASTLPSANEVLKNVQHILAFEMHRQRDDLGGVLFGTNEIFPLLQSLKKELMDERGQLPRLYFAKMDMQSAFDTVKQGKLLEVMEYILEKNHEYALALHCILLPPASKVSQGIPRKLFKTRAAATQAAQSQYGHQAKEMAETMRNAVVADLLRPREVTRTECMDLLRSHVGNNIWQYGNKLYRQKVGIPQGSCLSSLLCSFFYSWLAGDYLGWTRRRGTRLLRYIDDFLLVTDDYYLARRFVTTMSCGFPEYGAHISPSKTVLSFELAHNGQALPVISLSKLTPDLPFCGFLIDTKTLDFSIDPDRMLSAPIRQSFALRKVREPGASFVGWLNRQLQNRNQVDTHHNSLQTVYLNVFINFALTAMKIPHYFTGSLDARRAALVFGWLVMAGEYTYTAGRARVQHAARKDSAEHYAIRRHAFMFMALSAYRLVLVRKASRFHRVVDLLVRELEGKYRAEADLDVAAVRGWAIVKNAKF